In Candidatus Eremiobacteraceae bacterium, the genomic stretch CACGCAGCACAGGGGAATCAAAACGCGGGACAGAACATAGTAGTACGTGATTCACGCATATGCCGTATCCGTTGTCATCCCCACGTATAACGAAGCCGGCGGCATCGAAAAGCTCATCGCAGCGTTGAGCGGTATATTCCAAAAAATGGGCGTCGATGGCGAGATCGTGATCGTGGACGATAACTCGCCGGACGGCACCGGCGCCATCGTCGATGGCTTGGCGAGCCGTTATCCTTGTCGTTGCGTTCACCGGGCGGGCAAGCTTGGCTTAGCATCGGCGGTCATCGACGGATGGAAGACATGTGCGTCGCCGATTCTAGGCGTGATGGATGCCGACTTCAGTCACGATATCGAAATCGTGCCGCAGTTGGTGGGCGCACTGACGAGCGGCGAATACCAACTCGCGATCGGCAGCCGCTACGTTCGGGGAGGCGGCATCACGAATTGGCCGTGGCGCAGACGTGTGACGTCACGCGTGGCGATCATGCTCGCGCAACCGTTGACGCCCGTGCGAGACATCACGTCCGGTTACTTGTTTTTCAAACGAGAAGTGATCGACGGCGTTGAGCTCGACCCGATAGGCTTCAAGATCGGTCTCGAAGTTGTGATGAAAGGGAAGTACCAAAAAGTGAAGGAAGTGCCGTACGTCTTCACCGATAGAACCCACGGCGAGAGCAAACTCAACAGCGGCGAGATCTTCAACTACTTGAAGCAACTGTCGAAGATGTATTTCGGCAACGCTCGACCGCATAGCGCGAGCGCGGGCGCACCCGAAACGGGGCGAGAGTAGACGACCGTGGCACCTTCTCCGAATTGGCTGAAGCGGCGATCCGTCAAGCCCGAAAGTTCCACCGACCCGCTTTGGGAGCTTTGCCCAAGCTGCGGCGAACGGCTGTATAAGAAGGATCTCGTCGAGCGCCTGCGTGTGTGCCCGAAGTGCGGGCATCATCTGCGCATGGGCGCGCTCGATCGTATCGCGTTGCTGGCGGACGGCGACTTCGAAGAGATCGCGAGCAATCTCGTCACGGGCGACCCGCTTCTCTGGATGGACCGCGTTCCATATTCGCAAAAGACCGCCGCCGACCGCGCGAAGTCCGGCCTGCTCGAAGGTGTCGTCACCGGTTTCTGCGCGATCGAAGGCTTCCCGACCGCGCTCGGCGTCATGGATTTCGCATTTCGCGGCGGCACCATGGGAAGTGTCGTCGGCGAGAAGATCACGCTTTTGCTCGAGGAGGCGGCGCGCCGCAAACTGCCGGTTGTGCTCGTGTGCGCGTCGGGCGGCGCGCGAATGGAAGAAGGCATGATCGCGCTCATGCAAATGGCCAAGACTTCGGCGGCCGTTGAGCGCTTCGGTCTGCTCGGATTGCCGCTCGTCACCGTCCTCACCGATCCAACCACTGGCGGCGTTTCCGCATCGTTCGGCTTCCAAGGCGACGTGATCATCGCCGAACACGGCGCGGCGATAGGTTTTGCCGGCCGGCGCGTCATCGATCAGACCATCCGGCAAAAGCTACCGGACGGATTTCAGTCGGCAGAATTCTTGCTCGAACACGGGCAGATCGATATGGTCGTCCGGCGCAATGAAATGAAGAGCTGCCTTGGCCGCGTGCTGCGCTTCCTCAGCGACAAGGCGGTCTCGGCATGAACGTCATCGTCGAACTCGAGCAGCCGCTGACGCAGCTCGAAGACAAGATCGCCGACCTCAAGAAACTCAACGAGTCTGGACGCGTCGACCTGTCGAGCCAGATCCGCGCCCTTGAGGAAAAAGCCCGGGAGCTCAAGGTCGAGATCTTCTCGAATCTCACACCCTGGCAGCGAGTGCACCTCGCGCGCCATCCGCGGCGGCCGCTGGCGCTCGACTACATCTCCGCGTTGGAGGGCTACACCGAATTGCACGGCGACCGGCACTATGCCGACGATGCCGCCATGGTTGCAGGGTTCGCGTATCTGTCGGGAACGCCGGTCTTCGTCCTCGGACAGCAGAAAGGCCGCGATACCAAAGAAAACCTGTTCCGCAATTTCGGCATGCCGCATCCGGAGGGCTATCGCAAGGCCCAACGCATCATGCAGCTCGCCGAGAAATTCGACCGGCCGTTGCTGACGTTCGTCGATACGCCTGGCGCGTATCCTGGAATAGGAGCGGAAGAGCGCGGTCAATCCGAGGCAATTGCCTCATCGATTAAGTTGATGACCGGCCTTCGCGTGCCGATAATAGTGAATGTGATAGGCGAAGGCGGAAGCGGCGGAGCGCTGGCGATCGGCGTGGGCGACTATGTGGGCATGTTGCAGCACGCCGTCTATTCGGTCGCGTCGCCTGAGCCGGCCGCATCGATTTTGTGGCACGACGCGTCGAAGGCGGAAGAAGCGGCGACACGCCTGCGATTGACGTCCGACGACTTGTTCGAATTCGGCATCGTCGACGAAGTCATCGTCGAGCCGCCTGGCGGCGCGCACAGCGATGCAGCCGACACGGTCCGGCGCGTGCTCGAGGCCGACGTTCGCGCGCTGGGCGCACTGAACAAGTTGACGGCCGACGAACTTCTCGACCGCCGCTACGAAAAATATCGAAAGATCGGATCGCACGCGGAGCTGGCGGTTGACCGCGCGGCGCGGTAGCCTCGGCTACAAGGCCGTCCGCTTGGCGCGGGCGCCGGTCCATGCGCCGTGGCGCGCGGCAGTTTCGCGCGTGGGAATGATCGTCGTGCGTTGCGCGCTCGTCGCGGGCGCAGTCGTCGTGTTCGCCGCGTGTGGTCTGCAAGCGTGGCGCGTCGGAGCCGAATCCTATCGCTTGCATAGGCAGATAGTGGCACTCGAACAACGCAATGCCAATCTCGCCGCCTCGTCGATAGCGCTGAAGGCGAAGATCAAGGCCCTGCACGATCCGGAATATCTCGTGCCGCTCATCCACGAACAATTGGGTTTGACAAAACCGCACGAGGTCTTCATCGTCGTGCAGACGCCGGCACCGGCTTTCAGGTAGTTCTCGTGGAGGTCGTTCGCGGAACCGTCGTGCAAGCGGGCCGGTTTGGCGCCGTCGTACGATTGGACGACGGACGGCTCGCGACCGTTGCATCCGACGATTCGTGTTTTCCCGCCATCCGGCGCGCAGTGGCCGAACGGCGCAGGCCCGCGTTCGAATTTGAAATCGTCGACGAATCCAGCGGCAGACCGCGAGTTATCCTCGCAGCGGAACGCGGTTCCGACCGCGCGCCGGAACGCGCGCCGTCCACGTCGTTCGAACAGAAGATAGCCGACTATTTGCGCCAGACGGCGGAATGGGATCCGCGCGGCGCGGCGTCGGACCTGCGGCCGCCGAAGTTCGATCGCCACGCCGGCAAGCGGCGTTCGTAGGCGCGACACACAAGCGCATAGGGGGATATCGGCGAGAGGGCCAACCTTTGCGCCATGTCGCAGGTCGAGCCGGTCAATGTCCCGGGTTGTTTCATTCGCATCGATGGCGTCTATACCGCGCTCCGGACGGCTGAAAAACGCGTCGCCGACTTCATCAAGGCGCATCCCGAAGAGCTCATCCACTTCACGGTCACCGAGCTTGCCGACGCAACCGCAACGAGCGAATCCACCGTGGTGCGGCTGAGCCAAAAACTTGGCTACAAGGGATATCAAGAATTCAAGATCATGTTGGCGCGCGATCTTGTGGCGCCCGCCGACACCATCTTCGAAGCGATCACGCCGCAGGATTCCATCCAGCAGTTGAAGTCCAAGGTCTTCCAAGCGAACATCCAGGCGCTCAAAGACACGATCGAGGTGCTCGACGACGCCAGCCTTCAACGCGCCGCGGACGCGATAGGGCGGGCACGCAGGATGGATATCTACGGCGTGGGCGGTTCGTCATCGATCGCCTACGACGCCTACCACAAGTTCCATCGCATCGGCATCACGTGCTTTGCGATGTCGGACGCGGATTTTCTCGCGACGTCTGCGGCACTGCTCGGGCCCGACGATGTGGCGCTTGGCATCTCGCACACCGGGAGCAGCCGCGATGTGGTCGAGGCGCTGCGCGCCGCGAAGGAAAACGGCGCTACCACGATATGCGTCACGCACAATGCGACGTCGCCGATCACACGAGTCGCCGATATCACCCTTTTCACCGCCGCGCGTGAGACCGCATTTTCAAGCGATGCGATGACCAGCAGACTCGCGCAGCTCTCCATCCTCGACACCGTCTACCTCGCAGTGGCCCTGGCGCGCTACGACAAGTCGCTTGGCTTCATCCAAAAGACGCGCCAGGCATCGGCAGCCAAACGCTATTGACGAAGTTCCGATGTACGAGGGCAATCCGTATTAGGGCAAGCCGTACTAGGGCAAGCATCGCTTGCCCCCAAAAAATGGGCAAGCGATGCTTGCCCTAGTACAGTCACCCTCCCTCAGAACACGACAGTGAGAGCCGCCGTCATCTCCATCGGTACGAATTCGTGCCGCTTGTTGATCGCTTCGTTCGAACCCGACGGCCAGTTCAAGCCGGAATATCACGA encodes the following:
- a CDS encoding polyprenol monophosphomannose synthase; the encoded protein is MIHAYAVSVVIPTYNEAGGIEKLIAALSGIFQKMGVDGEIVIVDDNSPDGTGAIVDGLASRYPCRCVHRAGKLGLASAVIDGWKTCASPILGVMDADFSHDIEIVPQLVGALTSGEYQLAIGSRYVRGGGITNWPWRRRVTSRVAIMLAQPLTPVRDITSGYLFFKREVIDGVELDPIGFKIGLEVVMKGKYQKVKEVPYVFTDRTHGESKLNSGEIFNYLKQLSKMYFGNARPHSASAGAPETGRE
- the accD gene encoding acetyl-CoA carboxylase, carboxyltransferase subunit beta encodes the protein MAPSPNWLKRRSVKPESSTDPLWELCPSCGERLYKKDLVERLRVCPKCGHHLRMGALDRIALLADGDFEEIASNLVTGDPLLWMDRVPYSQKTAADRAKSGLLEGVVTGFCAIEGFPTALGVMDFAFRGGTMGSVVGEKITLLLEEAARRKLPVVLVCASGGARMEEGMIALMQMAKTSAAVERFGLLGLPLVTVLTDPTTGGVSASFGFQGDVIIAEHGAAIGFAGRRVIDQTIRQKLPDGFQSAEFLLEHGQIDMVVRRNEMKSCLGRVLRFLSDKAVSA
- a CDS encoding acetyl-CoA carboxylase carboxyltransferase subunit alpha, coding for MNVIVELEQPLTQLEDKIADLKKLNESGRVDLSSQIRALEEKARELKVEIFSNLTPWQRVHLARHPRRPLALDYISALEGYTELHGDRHYADDAAMVAGFAYLSGTPVFVLGQQKGRDTKENLFRNFGMPHPEGYRKAQRIMQLAEKFDRPLLTFVDTPGAYPGIGAEERGQSEAIASSIKLMTGLRVPIIVNVIGEGGSGGALAIGVGDYVGMLQHAVYSVASPEPAASILWHDASKAEEAATRLRLTSDDLFEFGIVDEVIVEPPGGAHSDAADTVRRVLEADVRALGALNKLTADELLDRRYEKYRKIGSHAELAVDRAAR
- a CDS encoding septum formation initiator family protein — protein: MTARRGSLGYKAVRLARAPVHAPWRAAVSRVGMIVVRCALVAGAVVVFAACGLQAWRVGAESYRLHRQIVALEQRNANLAASSIALKAKIKALHDPEYLVPLIHEQLGLTKPHEVFIVVQTPAPAFR
- a CDS encoding MurR/RpiR family transcriptional regulator — protein: MSQVEPVNVPGCFIRIDGVYTALRTAEKRVADFIKAHPEELIHFTVTELADATATSESTVVRLSQKLGYKGYQEFKIMLARDLVAPADTIFEAITPQDSIQQLKSKVFQANIQALKDTIEVLDDASLQRAADAIGRARRMDIYGVGGSSSIAYDAYHKFHRIGITCFAMSDADFLATSAALLGPDDVALGISHTGSSRDVVEALRAAKENGATTICVTHNATSPITRVADITLFTAARETAFSSDAMTSRLAQLSILDTVYLAVALARYDKSLGFIQKTRQASAAKRY